A window of the Cystobacter fuscus genome harbors these coding sequences:
- a CDS encoding iron-containing redox enzyme family protein encodes MHTQNGTQSRMDWMETLEHEARTLVEDLEAHPTARRLFDGSIDAASYTRYLVQAYHYVQWTTPLLMESGERMKRAGSHTALGELFLHKAAEERGHERWLLSDLRNLGWSTERVKAVGRCPAVNAYIAWNQYTALAGIPLAFLGTAYVLEYLAVHRAPQAVERLLAARNIPNIHKAVTFLRGHGEADGEHVAELTRLLRSMKDPREQSAMLLSARTTRSLYLGLFSSEARKAPKHTTS; translated from the coding sequence ATGCACACGCAGAATGGAACGCAGTCACGGATGGATTGGATGGAGACCCTGGAGCACGAGGCGCGCACGCTGGTGGAGGACCTGGAGGCGCACCCCACCGCCCGGAGGCTCTTCGACGGCAGCATCGACGCGGCCAGCTACACCCGCTACCTGGTGCAGGCCTACCACTACGTGCAGTGGACGACGCCGTTGTTGATGGAGTCGGGCGAGCGCATGAAGCGCGCGGGGAGCCACACCGCGCTCGGGGAGTTGTTCCTGCACAAGGCGGCCGAGGAGCGGGGCCACGAGCGCTGGCTGCTCTCGGACCTGAGGAACCTGGGCTGGTCGACCGAGCGGGTCAAGGCGGTGGGCCGTTGCCCGGCGGTCAACGCCTACATCGCCTGGAACCAGTACACGGCGCTGGCGGGCATCCCCCTGGCCTTCCTGGGCACCGCGTATGTGTTGGAGTACCTCGCCGTGCATCGCGCTCCCCAGGCGGTGGAGCGGCTGCTCGCGGCCCGGAACATCCCCAACATCCACAAGGCCGTCACCTTCTTGCGCGGTCATGGGGAGGCGGATGGAGAGCACGTGGCCGAGCTGACCCGGCTGTTGCGCTCGATGAAGGATCCGCGCGAGCAGTCCGCCATGCTCCTGTCCGCGCGCACCACCCGCTCGCTCTACCTGGGGCTCTTCTCCAGTGAGGCGCGGAAGGCTCCGAAGCACACTACATCCTAA
- a CDS encoding (2Fe-2S)-binding protein — MAFTLTVNGATHSIDTDEDTPLLYVLRDELGLHGARYGCGVGQCGACTVLSDGAPLRSCFVPAASLSGRAITTLEGLRAPDGTPHPLQRAFLTEQAGQCAYCIPGMILAAEALLREKPAPSEAEIRTALDANLCRCGSHNRIVRAIQRAAAERQR, encoded by the coding sequence ATGGCCTTCACGCTGACCGTCAATGGAGCGACCCACTCCATCGACACCGACGAGGACACGCCCCTTCTCTACGTCCTGCGCGACGAGCTGGGGCTCCATGGCGCCAGATACGGATGCGGCGTGGGCCAGTGCGGCGCCTGCACCGTGCTGAGTGATGGCGCCCCCCTGCGCTCGTGTTTCGTTCCCGCCGCCTCGCTGAGTGGCCGCGCCATCACCACGCTCGAGGGTCTGCGGGCACCGGATGGAACGCCGCACCCGCTCCAGCGCGCCTTCCTGACCGAGCAGGCGGGACAGTGCGCGTACTGCATTCCGGGGATGATCCTCGCGGCCGAGGCGCTGCTGCGGGAAAAGCCCGCGCCGAGCGAGGCGGAGATCCGCACCGCCCTGGACGCCAACCTGTGCCGGTGTGGCTCGCACAACCGCATCGTGCGCGCCATTCAGCGCGCCGCGGCGGAGCGCCAGCGATGA
- a CDS encoding Uma2 family endonuclease yields MMNLPLMAPRHPDDPESTERNAPSIEAAFQAAPPEMVTEILDGELHLGPRPARPHTNAASRLGALLSMPFLFGRGGPGGWVILDEPELHLGPRPDKLVPDIAGWRRERLPRAIGGEDAPAHYDLAPDWVCEVLSDRTRRIDKVQKMRIYAREGVRHVWHVDPIAQTLDLFRLEGRHWLLVDTFAGDERVRAEPFEAVELELALVWAE; encoded by the coding sequence ATGATGAATCTTCCACTCATGGCCCCGCGCCACCCCGACGATCCCGAGTCCACCGAGCGAAACGCCCCGTCCATCGAGGCCGCCTTCCAGGCGGCGCCTCCGGAGATGGTGACGGAGATCCTCGACGGCGAGCTGCACCTCGGCCCTCGTCCGGCCCGCCCGCACACCAACGCGGCGTCACGCCTGGGCGCTCTGCTCTCGATGCCCTTCTTGTTCGGCAGAGGGGGGCCGGGTGGATGGGTCATCCTCGATGAGCCGGAGCTGCACCTCGGCCCCCGGCCGGACAAGCTCGTGCCGGACATCGCGGGGTGGAGGCGCGAGCGCCTGCCGCGGGCCATCGGAGGAGAAGACGCCCCTGCGCACTACGACCTCGCCCCGGACTGGGTGTGCGAAGTCCTTTCTGATCGCACGCGGCGCATCGACAAGGTCCAGAAGATGCGCATCTACGCCCGGGAAGGCGTGCGCCATGTCTGGCACGTGGACCCGATCGCCCAGACGCTCGACCTCTTCCGGCTCGAGGGGCGTCACTGGCTGCTCGTCGATACCTTCGCCGGGGATGAGCGGGTTCGCGCCGAGCCATTCGAGGCCGTCGAGCTCGAGCTGGCGCTCGTCTGGGCCGAGTAG
- a CDS encoding pentapeptide repeat-containing protein, producing MDRFGNVLFESKEIENERLELTDKEAHYFLGPNLTMKNCTLVLKVSSRRLFFDGARFISCTFEVKQELNNHQQWLAASLKGCRFKGRLSGCDFGHWPEYMSLPGFQHGSIEDCDFTEARLNGCRIMGADPATLRFPKWPCFTILDPIGRSRELNSVQWPGKVGPIVIETLGKQPPGTVALTEDATAIAKRFDTTPEEIRAVIERFDCILY from the coding sequence ATGGACCGGTTCGGTAATGTCCTCTTCGAGAGCAAGGAGATTGAAAACGAACGGCTGGAGTTGACGGATAAGGAGGCGCACTACTTCCTGGGCCCCAACCTGACGATGAAGAACTGCACCCTCGTGCTGAAGGTGTCCTCTCGGCGTCTGTTCTTCGATGGAGCGCGTTTCATCAGCTGCACCTTCGAGGTGAAGCAGGAGTTGAACAACCACCAGCAATGGCTGGCGGCGTCGCTGAAGGGCTGTCGGTTCAAGGGACGGCTGTCGGGGTGCGACTTCGGGCACTGGCCCGAGTACATGAGCCTGCCGGGGTTTCAGCACGGCTCCATCGAGGACTGCGACTTCACCGAAGCCCGATTGAATGGCTGCCGCATCATGGGCGCGGACCCCGCCACCCTTCGCTTTCCCAAGTGGCCCTGCTTCACCATCCTGGACCCTATTGGCAGAAGCCGTGAGCTCAACAGCGTCCAGTGGCCTGGAAAAGTCGGCCCCATCGTTATCGAAACGCTGGGAAAGCAGCCGCCCGGCACAGTGGCCTTGACCGAGGACGCCACCGCCATTGCGAAGCGGTTTGACACCACCCCGGAAGAGATCCGGGCAGTCATCGAGAGGTTCGACTGCATCCTCTACTGA
- a CDS encoding LysR family transcriptional regulator, with translation MASASLNALNAFLTVARKRGFTAAAAELGISPSALSQSVRQLEERLGVPLLTRTTRSVALTEAGRRLLENAGPAVDQAMEALRTAAVQPGEVTGRVRLTVPTMAVSTLIAPLLPRFLARYPKVEVDVRVEDRFVDIVAEGLDAGIRLTESIERDMVQVRLSDACRFVVVAAPSYLERRGTPETPDDLLSHDCICIRSPTTSGIYHWELERGPRSWRVPVRGPVITSDSHLLLRMAEAGVGLTYAFEPMVTEELRRGTLRVVLEPYAALVPGLFLYFPSRAQVSPALRAFVDVAREAAPRKKREAPEGARGPRARAHRE, from the coding sequence ATGGCCTCCGCCTCGCTCAATGCCCTGAATGCGTTCCTCACCGTGGCCCGGAAGCGTGGCTTCACGGCCGCCGCCGCCGAGCTCGGCATCTCTCCGTCCGCGCTGAGCCAGTCCGTCCGCCAGCTCGAGGAGCGGCTTGGCGTCCCCCTGCTCACGCGGACCACCCGGAGCGTGGCGCTGACGGAGGCCGGGCGGCGCCTGCTGGAGAACGCCGGACCGGCGGTGGACCAGGCGATGGAGGCGCTGAGGACGGCCGCGGTGCAGCCGGGGGAGGTGACGGGCCGGGTGCGGCTGACGGTTCCCACCATGGCGGTGTCCACCCTCATCGCGCCGCTGCTGCCACGGTTCCTCGCGCGCTACCCGAAGGTAGAGGTGGACGTCCGGGTGGAGGACCGCTTCGTGGACATCGTGGCCGAAGGGCTGGACGCGGGGATCCGGCTGACGGAGTCCATCGAGCGGGACATGGTGCAGGTCCGGCTGTCGGACGCGTGCCGGTTCGTGGTGGTGGCCGCGCCCTCGTACCTGGAGCGCAGGGGCACGCCGGAGACGCCGGACGACCTGCTGTCCCATGACTGCATCTGCATCCGCTCCCCCACGACGTCAGGCATCTACCATTGGGAGCTGGAGCGCGGGCCGCGGAGCTGGCGCGTGCCGGTGCGGGGGCCCGTCATCACCTCGGACAGCCACCTGCTGCTGCGGATGGCGGAGGCCGGGGTGGGGCTCACCTACGCGTTCGAGCCCATGGTGACGGAGGAACTGCGGCGAGGCACCCTGCGCGTGGTGCTGGAGCCCTACGCGGCGTTGGTGCCGGGCCTGTTCCTCTACTTCCCCAGCCGCGCGCAGGTATCGCCCGCGCTGCGGGCCTTCGTGGACGTGGCCCGCGAGGCGGCGCCCCGGAAGAAGCGGGAGGCCCCGGAAGGCGCAAGGGGCCCGCGAGCCCGCGCCCACCGCGAATAG
- a CDS encoding GNAT family N-acetyltransferase, giving the protein MTPLSCRVATTQRELDDALRIRWAVFGAEMGLLGNTIPPAPREVNCFDTLETTVHLIVYAGDAPVATSRLLLPNPEVARAMGGRLGIDLERKLDLSAMEGPGLLFAETTRLCVLKPWRNSEATLRLQAGIYRESRQRGVTHWIASANMDTDWAEDAWIAAQVASHRGLMSPRWRARALAPQTPPAAADTPIYTEQERERARRGHFEGLRLPRVLSFLADKMGARFIADPLYDSGFRRFSLPLVAALDEVPARTLARFESLNVRES; this is encoded by the coding sequence ATGACACCGCTGTCTTGCCGCGTCGCCACGACCCAGCGTGAGCTGGACGATGCGCTGCGCATCCGCTGGGCTGTCTTTGGCGCGGAGATGGGGCTGCTCGGAAATACCATCCCGCCCGCGCCCCGGGAGGTGAACTGCTTCGACACGCTGGAGACCACCGTGCATCTCATCGTCTACGCGGGCGACGCGCCGGTGGCCACCTCGCGGTTGTTGTTGCCCAACCCCGAGGTGGCACGCGCCATGGGCGGGCGGCTGGGGATCGACCTGGAGCGCAAGCTGGATTTGTCGGCGATGGAGGGCCCGGGGCTCCTGTTCGCGGAGACCACGCGCCTGTGCGTCCTCAAGCCCTGGCGCAACTCCGAGGCGACCCTGCGGTTGCAGGCGGGGATCTACCGGGAGAGCCGCCAGCGGGGGGTGACGCATTGGATTGCCTCGGCGAACATGGACACGGATTGGGCGGAGGACGCGTGGATCGCCGCCCAGGTGGCCTCGCATCGGGGACTGATGAGTCCGAGGTGGCGGGCCCGGGCCCTCGCGCCCCAGACGCCTCCGGCCGCCGCGGACACGCCCATCTACACGGAGCAGGAGCGCGAGCGCGCCCGGCGGGGGCACTTCGAGGGACTGCGGCTGCCCCGGGTCCTCTCCTTCCTCGCCGACAAGATGGGCGCGCGCTTCATCGCCGACCCGCTCTATGACTCGGGCTTCCGGCGCTTCTCCCTGCCGCTGGTCGCGGCGCTGGATGAGGTTCCGGCCCGTACCCTGGCGCGCTTCGAGTCCCTGAACGTCCGCGAGTCCTGA
- a CDS encoding NAD(P)-dependent alcohol dehydrogenase has product MPKTPAYAAPAAGKPLAPFSFEQREVGPHDVLIDILYSGVCHSDIHQARDEWGGALFPMVPGHEIIGRVKQVGQHVTKLKVGDMAGVGCMVDSCRDCQTCRRDLEQFCERGMASTYNGTYMDRKTPTYGGYASRIVVTEHFALKVPEGLDPAAAAPLLCAGITTYSPLRQWNCKKGDRVGVVGLGGLGHMAVKLAASMGAEVTVLSTSRTKEADARRLGAQGFEVTKDADTFKKLSGRFDLIIDTISAPHDYNQYLGMLRPQGTLVVVGAPPEAVPVHAFSLIGGNKRLVGSMIGGIAETQEMLDYCAKHNIVSDIEIIPIQKINEAYERMMKGDVRYRFVIDIASLERA; this is encoded by the coding sequence ATGCCGAAGACTCCCGCCTATGCCGCCCCCGCCGCTGGCAAGCCGCTGGCGCCCTTCTCGTTCGAGCAGCGCGAGGTCGGCCCCCATGACGTGCTCATCGACATCCTCTACAGCGGGGTCTGCCACTCCGACATCCACCAGGCCCGTGACGAGTGGGGCGGCGCCCTCTTCCCCATGGTGCCGGGCCACGAGATCATCGGCCGCGTCAAGCAGGTGGGCCAGCACGTCACGAAGCTGAAGGTGGGCGACATGGCGGGCGTCGGCTGCATGGTGGACTCGTGCCGCGACTGCCAGACGTGCCGCCGCGACCTGGAGCAGTTCTGCGAGCGGGGCATGGCCTCCACGTACAACGGCACGTACATGGACCGGAAGACGCCGACCTACGGCGGCTACGCGTCCCGCATCGTCGTCACCGAGCACTTCGCGCTGAAGGTGCCCGAAGGGCTCGACCCCGCCGCCGCCGCGCCGCTGCTGTGCGCCGGCATCACCACGTACTCGCCGCTGCGCCAGTGGAACTGCAAGAAGGGCGACCGCGTGGGCGTGGTGGGCCTGGGCGGGCTGGGCCACATGGCCGTGAAGCTCGCCGCGTCCATGGGCGCGGAGGTGACGGTGCTCAGCACGTCCCGCACCAAGGAGGCCGACGCGCGCCGCCTGGGCGCCCAGGGCTTCGAGGTCACCAAGGACGCGGACACCTTCAAGAAGCTGTCGGGCCGCTTCGATCTCATCATCGACACCATCTCCGCCCCGCATGACTACAACCAGTACCTGGGCATGCTGCGCCCCCAGGGCACCCTGGTGGTGGTCGGCGCGCCGCCGGAGGCGGTGCCCGTGCACGCGTTCTCGCTCATCGGCGGGAACAAGCGCCTGGTCGGGTCGATGATCGGCGGCATCGCCGAGACGCAGGAGATGCTCGACTACTGCGCGAAGCACAACATCGTGTCGGACATCGAGATCATCCCCATCCAGAAGATCAACGAGGCCTACGAGCGCATGATGAAGGGCGACGTGCGCTACCGCTTCGTCATCGACATCGCGAGCCTCGAGCGCGCGTAG
- a CDS encoding phosphoribosyltransferase, with amino-acid sequence MRFRNRTDAGQRLAALLTGYRAGSPLVLGLPRGGVPVAYEVARALGAPLDVWVVRKVGAPGHAELGLGAVAEGGVLFLDRGMMRSLGYSEAEVSRVAEREADEVTARVARFRGSRPAPRLEGRTVLLVDDGVATGGTMRAAIGALRQHRPGKIVLAVPVGAVESLDSLRAEVDDLVCVYPAAFMMAVGEFYDNFRQTSDEEVRDLLARARGERPESGGPETALDSGDTWWV; translated from the coding sequence ATGCGCTTTCGAAACAGGACGGACGCGGGCCAGCGATTGGCGGCCCTGCTGACAGGGTACCGGGCCGGGTCGCCCCTGGTGCTCGGCCTGCCGCGCGGTGGCGTTCCCGTGGCCTACGAGGTCGCCCGGGCGCTCGGCGCGCCGCTGGACGTGTGGGTGGTGCGCAAGGTGGGGGCACCGGGACACGCGGAGCTGGGGCTGGGCGCGGTGGCCGAGGGCGGAGTGCTCTTCCTGGACCGGGGAATGATGCGCTCGCTGGGCTACTCCGAGGCGGAGGTGTCGCGGGTGGCCGAGCGTGAGGCGGACGAGGTGACGGCCCGCGTCGCGCGCTTCCGGGGCTCGCGTCCCGCCCCACGGCTCGAGGGGCGCACGGTCCTCCTGGTGGACGACGGCGTGGCCACGGGCGGCACGATGCGCGCGGCCATCGGAGCGTTGCGGCAGCATCGGCCGGGGAAGATCGTCCTCGCGGTGCCGGTGGGCGCGGTGGAGTCACTGGACTCGCTGCGCGCCGAGGTGGACGACCTGGTCTGCGTGTACCCGGCCGCGTTCATGATGGCGGTGGGCGAATTCTACGACAACTTCCGTCAGACCTCGGACGAGGAGGTGCGGGACCTGCTGGCGCGGGCGCGGGGTGAGCGCCCGGAGTCGGGTGGCCCCGAGACGGCGCTGGATTCCGGGGACACCTGGTGGGTTTGA
- a CDS encoding helix-turn-helix transcriptional regulator: MNSREEALILELFDVLLGSEDLSEAFQRARQPLSRLLPSDAMALCVSTLNPSAPYDWLLVNAPSSFFAQYAEVAGDDFVRQSVMRGPNRVMRDSEMLPRQALKRSKLYQYCRKTGMPAEYAMAVMLDVNQDWHGGLTLYRDGRRPFSDRERALLQWLTPRLAKTVRDRRFLSEQTSRGHLLDALFEHQGAECVVLIPPTRVILRTPGAMALLKDWFAPSEFGPMDLPQVLVEQLSMLSRQDALETSHWDVWERERPGLDRFLNVVFVPLPSESGPRQWALVLKEIPYSMPLPPAWRSLLTKGEAEVASGVLQGWENQTIAEHRRSATGTVKKQLNSIFDKLGVHSRAALMYRAALMLRTTRS, translated from the coding sequence ATGAATTCTCGTGAGGAGGCGCTGATCCTGGAGTTGTTCGATGTGCTCCTCGGTTCCGAGGACCTCTCGGAGGCGTTCCAGCGAGCCCGGCAACCCCTGTCTCGCCTGCTCCCCTCGGACGCGATGGCATTGTGCGTCTCCACCCTGAATCCATCCGCCCCGTACGATTGGCTGCTGGTGAACGCCCCCTCATCGTTCTTCGCCCAGTACGCGGAAGTCGCGGGAGACGACTTCGTCCGGCAATCGGTCATGCGCGGTCCCAACCGGGTGATGAGGGACTCGGAGATGCTGCCTCGCCAGGCACTCAAGCGCAGCAAGCTGTATCAGTACTGCCGCAAGACGGGGATGCCGGCGGAGTACGCCATGGCGGTCATGCTGGATGTGAACCAGGACTGGCATGGCGGCCTCACCTTGTACCGCGATGGACGTCGTCCCTTCTCGGATCGCGAGCGAGCGCTTCTCCAATGGCTCACGCCCAGATTGGCCAAGACCGTCCGTGACCGGCGGTTCCTGAGCGAGCAGACGAGCCGGGGTCACCTGTTGGACGCGCTCTTCGAGCACCAGGGCGCGGAGTGCGTCGTCCTGATTCCTCCCACGCGGGTCATCCTGCGGACACCGGGTGCCATGGCGTTGTTGAAGGACTGGTTCGCTCCTTCCGAGTTCGGCCCCATGGATCTTCCCCAGGTTCTCGTCGAGCAACTGTCGATGTTGTCGCGACAGGACGCGCTCGAGACGTCCCACTGGGATGTCTGGGAAAGGGAGCGGCCGGGACTGGACCGGTTCCTGAACGTGGTGTTCGTGCCACTGCCCTCGGAGTCGGGGCCCCGGCAGTGGGCCCTGGTGCTCAAGGAGATTCCTTATTCCATGCCCTTGCCTCCGGCCTGGCGCTCGCTGCTCACGAAAGGCGAGGCCGAGGTCGCGAGCGGGGTTCTTCAGGGGTGGGAGAATCAGACCATCGCGGAACATCGTCGAAGCGCCACGGGAACGGTGAAGAAGCAGCTGAATAGCATCTTCGACAAGTTGGGTGTCCATAGCCGGGCCGCGCTCATGTACCGGGCCGCGCTCATGCTCCGGACCACACGCTCGTGA
- a CDS encoding TetR/AcrR family transcriptional regulator — translation MSDSFLRIDDAPPVRRTQQERRDSTRQKLLDATVECLVELGYAHTTTIAVAQRAEVSHGALFKHFPTKAALLAAAVERLFPRLIARYRDELADLPAAPEDRIAEAIERLWFIYQRPELLAAIELYVAARTDAELAAALSVVDPPHRRHLHRVARELFPEVAAAHPGFDALIELILNAVQGAAVGGAALPANPDHRAMLTLLVQLSRRAFSSPA, via the coding sequence ATGTCCGATTCCTTCCTCCGCATCGACGACGCGCCGCCCGTCCGGCGCACCCAGCAGGAGCGCCGGGATTCCACGCGCCAGAAGCTGCTGGACGCCACCGTCGAGTGCCTCGTGGAGCTGGGCTATGCGCACACGACCACGATCGCGGTCGCCCAGCGCGCCGAGGTGTCCCACGGGGCCCTGTTCAAGCACTTCCCCACCAAGGCGGCGCTGCTGGCCGCGGCGGTCGAGCGCCTCTTCCCCCGGCTCATCGCCCGCTACCGCGACGAGCTCGCCGACCTGCCGGCCGCGCCGGAGGATCGCATCGCCGAGGCCATCGAGCGGCTGTGGTTCATCTACCAGCGGCCCGAGCTGCTCGCCGCCATCGAGCTGTACGTCGCCGCGCGCACCGACGCCGAGCTGGCCGCGGCCCTGAGCGTGGTGGACCCGCCGCACCGCCGCCACCTGCACCGCGTGGCGCGCGAGCTCTTCCCCGAGGTCGCCGCCGCCCACCCCGGCTTCGATGCGCTCATCGAGCTCATCCTCAACGCCGTGCAGGGCGCGGCCGTGGGAGGCGCGGCCCTGCCCGCCAATCCGGACCACCGGGCGATGCTCACCCTGCTCGTCCAGCTCTCCCGCCGCGCCTTTTCGTCCCCCGCATAA
- a CDS encoding sterol desaturase family protein, with protein MADTPIDLTLYAIPAFIFLMAVEGLYLWRHRESGLQGYASRDTAASLSMGLGYSAINMVWKGIAFAFYTALYQLTPLRLGTGPLVWVALLFADDLCYYWFHRIHHESRFFWASHVVHHSSQHYNLSTALRQTWTPMTNTLFWAPLALLGFHPVMIVTQQAISLLYQFWIHTEAVNRLGPLEWVLNTPSHHRVHHGSNPRYLDRNYAGIFIIWDRLFGTFQAEDERPVYGLTHNLKTYNPVRIAFHEFAAILRDVRRPAPLRVRLGLVFRGPAWKAPGDNTEALPAPTTAPAGEHVSSA; from the coding sequence ATGGCCGACACGCCCATCGATCTCACCCTGTACGCCATCCCGGCGTTCATCTTCCTGATGGCCGTGGAAGGGCTCTACCTGTGGCGCCACCGCGAGTCGGGCCTCCAGGGCTATGCCTCCCGGGACACCGCGGCCAGCCTGTCCATGGGGCTCGGCTACTCGGCCATCAACATGGTGTGGAAGGGCATCGCCTTCGCCTTCTACACCGCGCTCTACCAGCTCACCCCGCTGCGGCTGGGCACCGGGCCGCTCGTCTGGGTCGCCCTGCTGTTCGCCGACGACCTCTGCTACTACTGGTTCCACCGCATCCATCACGAGTCGCGCTTCTTCTGGGCCTCGCACGTGGTGCACCACTCCAGCCAGCACTACAACCTGTCCACCGCCCTGCGCCAGACGTGGACGCCCATGACGAACACGCTGTTCTGGGCCCCGCTCGCCCTGCTCGGCTTCCACCCGGTGATGATCGTCACCCAGCAGGCCATCAGCCTGCTCTACCAGTTCTGGATCCACACCGAGGCGGTCAACCGGCTGGGGCCCCTGGAGTGGGTGCTCAACACGCCCTCGCACCACCGCGTGCACCACGGCTCCAACCCGCGCTACCTGGACCGCAACTACGCGGGCATCTTCATCATCTGGGATCGGCTCTTCGGCACCTTCCAGGCGGAGGACGAGCGCCCCGTCTACGGCCTCACCCACAACTTGAAGACATACAACCCGGTGCGCATCGCCTTCCACGAGTTCGCCGCCATCCTGCGCGACGTGCGGCGCCCCGCCCCGCTGCGCGTCCGCCTGGGCCTGGTGTTTCGGGGGCCCGCCTGGAAGGCTCCGGGCGACAACACCGAGGCCCTCCCGGCGCCGACAACGGCTCCCGCGGGCGAGCACGTCTCCTCCGCGTGA
- a CDS encoding dienelactone hydrolase family protein — MAMEREVWVMAGEARLGGTLAVPEGARGLVIFAHGSGSSRHSPRNRYVAYSLRMAGVGTLLFDLLTEDEEAEDAITAGLRFDIGFLARRLGKVTDWVFQHPRLSHLRVGYFGSSTGAAAALVAAADRAESIGVVVSRGGRPDLAGDALERVRAPTLLIVGGADDIVLDLNQEALERLHPPKALEVIPGATHLFPEPGALERVAKLAGDWFVRFLGGALELEARP, encoded by the coding sequence ATGGCGATGGAACGGGAAGTCTGGGTGATGGCGGGAGAGGCGAGGCTGGGTGGGACGCTCGCGGTACCGGAGGGCGCGCGGGGGCTGGTCATCTTCGCGCACGGCAGTGGGAGCAGCCGGCACAGTCCGCGCAACCGCTACGTGGCCTACTCGCTGCGGATGGCGGGGGTGGGGACGCTGCTGTTCGATCTGCTGACGGAGGACGAGGAGGCGGAGGACGCGATCACGGCGGGGCTGCGCTTCGACATCGGCTTCCTGGCGAGGCGGCTGGGGAAGGTGACGGACTGGGTGTTCCAGCATCCGCGGTTGAGCCACCTGCGGGTGGGCTACTTCGGCTCGAGCACGGGGGCGGCGGCGGCGTTGGTGGCGGCGGCGGACCGGGCGGAGTCCATCGGGGTGGTGGTGTCGCGGGGCGGGAGGCCGGACCTGGCGGGGGACGCGCTGGAGCGGGTGCGGGCGCCGACGCTGCTCATCGTGGGCGGGGCGGATGACATCGTGCTGGATCTGAACCAGGAGGCGCTGGAGCGGTTGCACCCACCCAAGGCGCTGGAAGTGATTCCGGGGGCAACGCACCTGTTCCCCGAGCCGGGCGCGCTGGAGCGGGTGGCGAAGCTGGCGGGGGACTGGTTCGTGCGCTTCCTCGGCGGAGCGCTGGAGCTCGAGGCGAGGCCCTGA